Genomic window (Achromobacter sp. B7):
GACTACCTGAGCGTGCTGGATTCGCAGCGTTCGCTGTACACGTCGCAGCAAGCGCTGGTGGATACGCGGCTGGCCCGGCTGTCCAACTTGGTTACCTTGTACAAGGTGCTGGGCGGCGGTTGGACCGAGCGCACGGTCACGGCTACGACCGCGCAGGGGTCGGGCGGGGGCGCGAGCGCAGGCTCGGGTTCGTAACCGCAACGGACTCGCCAAAAACAAAACGGGCCGATCGAAAGATCGGCCCGTTTTTTATTGATGCTTGCCTGGCAGGGCGTCAGGTGCGCTTGCGGGCGACAAGGCCAACCACGAACAGCACGATGATGGCGCCCACAACCGAGGCGATCCAGCCAGCCGGTTCGCCCTCTGCGTACCAACCCATCGTCTGACCCAGGAAACCGGCAACCACGGCGCCGACGATACCCAGGATGGTGGTCATGATGATCCCCATGTTCTGGTCTCCGGGCATGATGGCGCGGGCGATCAAGCCCACGATGAACCCGACGATGATCATGATGATAATGCTCATGCGCATACTCCTTGCTTTAATAAAAAGGGGGCGATGTGCACTGATGATACTCACGCTTTTTGGGGGGCGGCTGTAACAACTGGTATGTGGCGCGGCCATGCAACAAGTCGGGCAATCGGGCCTGGATGGTGTCCGGATCAGGAGGTAATGTCGATCAGTTGGGCGACGTCCTTGGTCAGCGCCGAGACGCTGTCGGTGTCAGACGCCAGCAGCCGCGCGTGGCCGTCCTTGTCGAAAATGTACACGCCACGGCTGTGCGTGACCTCGTACATGTCGGCGTCGTCGCCCGGGCGCGGCTTTTCAATCTGGTAGGCCACGCGGTAGCGCCGAGCCAGGTCCGCGATCTGTTTTTCGTCGCCCGTCACGCCGATGGCGTTGTTGTTGAAGGCGTTGACGTAGGCTTGCAGGATGTCGGGCGTGTCGCGGTGCGGGTCGACGCTGACGAACACGATGCGCACGTTCTTGGCCTTGTCGCCCAGGTTTTGCAGCACGGCTGTCAACTGCGCCATGGTGGTGGGGCAGATGTCCGGGCAACTGGCGTAGCCGAAGAACAGCATGACCGTCTTGCCCTTCAGGTCGTCGCTGCTGATGGTCTTGCCGCCCGCGCCGGGCAGCGAGAATTTCAGGTCGGGCAGATGCCCCTTGACGTTGTACAGCGTCCAGTCCACGTTCCGATCGCCGCAGGCGGCAAGAAACACGCAAAGGGCCAACAGCAGACCACGCCAGGCGCGGCCGGTAATGAGGTGTCGCATGAGTCTCAGGAAAGGCCGAAAGAGTTGTAGGAGCAATCCGTCCCGGATCAAGCCGGTCAAACCCGTTGATTCTACCTGCATGGATGCGGCGGGCCGGCGGCCGGCCAGGGGCACGGGGCGTTGGGCGCGCCCGGTTCTTGTCCTGGCGCAAACATCCGCTTCGGCCTGGGGCCCCGGGCCGATTTGTGAAGCTTTGTGGGGAGTGTGTTTTAGATGTCGCAAAGTCATTCCATCGACGATGCGCGCGGTCTATATTCAGAGCCTCGTCAGTAACGCAGCTACAGGAAGGTCCTGAACGTGGATATGGCATCCGGCACGGCAATTCGTTATCCGTTGTTCCCGTATTACCCCGCAGTAATCGACATCCTGCATAACCGCAACGCCGGCCGCGTGCTGGACGCGCCCTGCGGAACAGGCTGGCTGGGCGATATGCTCTCGGCCCAGGGCAGCCGGCAAATTGCCGTGGACGGCGTAGGCCTGTGGGAATTTCCGCCCGCCGACGCCGGCTATCAGTCAGTCACCGAGCACGATCTGGACACGCCCCTGAAGGTGGACACCGCCTACGACGCGGTGGTGTGCTGCGAGGCGATCCACCTGATGACCAACCCGGGCGTGCTGGCGCAGAGCCTGTACCAGGCGCTGCGGCCGGGCGGTACCTTGATCGTCACCACGCCGAATACGTGGTATCTGCGGTCAAGGTGGCAATTTCTGATGCGCGGGTTTCATTCCGGCTTTCGTCCCATGGTGGGCAAGCAGCGCGGCGTGGATTACATCGCGTATTTTCCGTTCAGCTTTCCGCAACTGCACCTGCTGCTGACGCATTACGGCTACACGGACATTACGCTGCATGAAGTCAACGAGCCCAAGCCCAAGCGCATGATCGAGCGTCTGCTGGCCGTGCCGTCGCGCCTGTATTACCGAGGCCGGGTGAAGGGGGCCGAGAACGAAGACGTGCGTCGATTCTGGAAGCAGGCCGGGTCGGATCAGTCGGTGTATGGACGCTGGCTGGTGGTGTCGGCGCGTCGTCCGGACGAGCCGGTGCCTGCGCAGACGCAGGCGTAGGTGACGGGGAAAGGCGAAGCGAAGTCGAAGCCGAAGTCGAAGTCGAAGTCGAAGCCGAAGTCGAAGCCCTAGCCGTAGCCGTAGCCCTAGGCGCAGGCGCAAAAAAGCCCGCAGCGGATTGCAACCGCTGCGGGCTTTTTTGCGCGGGGCAGGGCGATCAGCTGCCGCTCATTCCACTGTGGCGCAGCAGGGCGTCGATGCGAGGCTCCCGGCCGCGGAACGCGGCGAACGATTCGGCCGCCGGGCGCGAGCCGCCCACGGCCAGCACTTCGCGCCGGAAGCGCGCGCCGGTTTCCGGGTCCAGCGTGCCCAAGGGGTTGCCCGGCTGCTTGGCCGCGGCTTCCTCGAAGGCCTCGTACGCGTCGGCCGACAGCACTTCCGCCCACTTGTAGCTGTAGTAGCCCGCGCCGTAGCCGCCGGCGAACAGGTGCGAAAACGCGTGCGGCAGACGATGCCACGACGGCGGGAACAGCACGGCCACTTCCTGGCGCACTTCCTGCAACAGCGCCAGCACTTCCGTAATGGTGGCGCCGTTGGGGCGGTCGTGCATCAACATGTCGAACAGGGCAAATTCGATCTGGCGCACCGCCTGCATGCCGCTTTGGAAATTGCGCGCGGCGACCAGGCGGTCGTAAAGCGCGCGCGGCAGCGGCTCACCGGTGTCCACGTGCGCCGACAGCTTTTGCACCACGGCCCATTCCCAGCAGAAGTTCTCCATGAACTGCGACGGCAGTTCGATAGCATCCCATTCAACGCTGGCGAAGGCCGCCGCGCCGGGTTCGTCCACCTCGGACAGCAGCGCGTGCAGCGCATGACCGGTTTCGTGGAACAGCGTGATGACGTCGTCGTGCGTAAGCACGGCGGCGCGGTCGCCGTTGGGGCGCGAGAAGTTGCAGGTCAGGTAGACCACGGGCGTTTGCACGTGGCCGGCGACGACGCGGCGGGCGCGTTCGCTGTCGACCCAGGCGCCGCTTTGCTTGCCCGAGCGGGCATACAGGTCCAGGTACAGATAGCCGATCAAGCCGCCATCCGCGCGCTCGACGCGCACGCCGCGCGCGTCGCTGTGCCAGGTGGAGACGGGCGTTTCGGTCAGGCGCACGTCGAACAGTTTTTCGATGACGTCGAACAGGCCGGCCAGCACACGCGGTTCGGTGAAGTACTGCTTCACTTCGTCTTCGGAATACGCATAGCGCGATTCGCGCAGGCGTTCCGAAGCAAAGGCCACGTCCCAGGGTTGCAGCTCGTCCAGGCCCAGTTCGCCCGTGGCGTAGGCCTTGAGCTCGGCCAGGTCGCGTTGCGCAAACGGTTTGGCGCGGGCGGCCAGGTCACGCAAAAAGACGGTGACTTCGCCGGCGTCGCGCGCCATGCGGGTCTGCAAGCGCAGCGAGGCGTAGGTGCCCAGGCCCAGCAGGCCGGATTCTTCGGCGCGCAGCGACAGCAGCTCTTCGATCAGGGGGGAATTGTCGAACTTGGCATCGCCTTGTTCGGATGCCACGGTGCCGTAGCCGCGATACAGCGCTTCGCGCAGCGTGCGGTCTTGCGCGTACTGCATCACGGGCAGGTAGCACGGCATTTTCAGGGTCAGCTTCCAGCCCGTCTTGCCGTCTTCTGCGGCGGCGGCGCGGGCGGCGGACAGCACATCGGCCGGGATGCCGGCCAGGCGCGATTCATCGTCCACCAGCAGCGACCAGGCGTCGATGGCGTCCAGCACGTTCTCGGAAAACTTCTGCGACGCCTGCGCTTCGCGGTCGGAGATCTGCGCGTAGCGTTCGCGATCGGCGCCTTGCAATTCCACGCCGCTCAAGCGGAAGTCGCGCAGCGCCATGTCGACGATGCGGCGGCGCACGGGCGACCACGATGCAAAGTCGGGCGCGGCGGCCAGACGCTGGTATTGCTGGTACAGGCCTTCGTGCAGCCCGACCCAGGTTGAAAATTCGGTGATCAGCGGCAGCGCGGCGTTATAGGCTTCGCGCAGTTCGGGCGTGTTGACGACAGCGTTCAAGTGGCCGGCCACCGACCAGGCGCGCCACAGGCGTTCAGAGGCGGTGTCCAGCGGTTCCACCACGGCTTCCCAGGTGGGCGCCAGCGCGGCATCGGCGGCGTGGTCCACGGCCTTGCGGGCGATGCCCAGCAGTTCTTCCACGGCCGGCACGATGTGCTCGGGCTTGACGGCCGCGTAGTCGACCAGATCGGAAACGGGGGCAAGCAAGGGGTTCTGGGTCATGGTGTTACCGGGATCGGGATGTGAAAAGGCGGGGGGCGGACCCAGCACGGTGCCCAACGAAGGCACGCGGGGCCGCAAAGACATAAGGATCAGATAGGGACGATCCGCCCGAAAGCAAGGGCAGTCAAGCCCACATGCGGCAAGGGCAACGCGCAGCCGTTGGCGGCCTGCGCATTGCCCTTGTGATGGGTCTGGAACGTGTCAGCCCGCCGCGCGTTCGGCGGCTTCGACCGTGTTGACCAGCAGCATGGCGATGGTCATGGGGCCCACGCCACCCGGCACGGGCGTGATGGCGCCGGCAACTTCCTTGGCGGACGCGAAGTCCACGTCGCCGCACAGCTTGCCGTCTTCGCCACGGTTGATGCCCACGTCGATGACCACGGCGCCGGGCTTGATCATCGAACCGTCGATCATGCCGGGCTTGCCGGTGGCCACCACCAGGACGTCGGCGCGGCGGGTCTGGGCCGCCAGGTCGCGCGTCTTGGAATTGCAGATGGTGATGGTGGCGCCGGCGGCAAGCAGCAACATGGCCATCGGCTTGCCGACGATGTTGCTGGCGCCGACGATCACGGCTTCCGCGCCGCGCAGCGTCACGCCTTCCGATTCCAGCATCTTCATCACGCCGTAGGGCGTGCAGGGGCGGAACAGCGGCTGGCCGGTCATGAGCAGGCCGGCGTTGCTGATGTGAAAGCCGTCCACGTCCTTCTCGGCCGAAATGGCTTCGATGACCTTGTGGGCATCCATGTGCTTGGGCAGCGGCAACTGCACCAGGATGCCGTGGATGGTGGGGTCCTGGTTCAACACGGCGATGCGGGCCAGCAGTTCGGCCTCGGTCATCTCGGCCGGGTACTGTTCCTTGACAGAATGCAGGCCGGCTTTTTCGCAGGCGGCAACCTTGTTGCGCACGTAAACCTGGGACGCGGGGTCCGCGCCCACCAGCACCACGGCCAGACCCGGGCGCGTGCCCTTGGCCGCCAGGGTGGCGACGCGCTGGGCGACTTCTTCACGAATGCGCAGCGACAGGGCCGCGCCGTCAATAATCCTGGCGGTCATGCATGCGCCTCGGGTTTGGCCAAGGCCACTTTCATCAAATCAGCAACGGTAGTCACTTCTAGTTTTTCCATAATGTTGGCGCGATGCGCCTCGACGGTCTTGATGCTGATGCCCAGGTCGTCGGCAATCTGCTTGTTCAAGCGGCCGGCGACGATGCGCTCCAGCACCTGCTGCTCGCGCGCGGTCAGGCGTGCCAGCATGGCTTCGTGGTCCTTTTGGGCCTGGTGCTTGGACACGCGCTGCGTGGCTTGCTCAAGCATGCGCGCAACGATCTCGCGCAGGTCCGATTCGTTGAAGGGCTTTTCCAGGAAGTCGACGGCGCCTTTCTTCATCGTGGAAACGGCCATGGGCACGTCGCCGTGGCCGGTGATGAAGACGATGGGTAGCGGCGCGTTGCGGGCGATAAGCTGCTCCTGGAGTTCCAGGCCGCTCATGCCGGGCATGCGCACGTCGGCGATCAGCACGCCGATCTGGCTGGCGTCGTAGTCTTCCAGGAAGGATTCGCCGCTGGCATAGGCGCGAACGCGATAGCCATTGGCTTCCAACAGCCAGCGCAGCGAATCGCGGACCGCTTCGTCGTCGTCAACTATGAATACCGTGCTCGACAGGTGGGGCGTGTTCATGCGTGCAACTCCTCGGACTGATCATTCTGGGCCTGCGGCTGGGAAGCAGCGCAGGGCAGGGTAAAGCGGAAAATAGTACCGCCAGCGGGGTTGGGGTCCGCCCACAGGCGGCCATGGTGCGATTCAATAATGGTACGGCAGATGTTCAGCCCCATGCCCAGGCCCTGGGTCTTGGTGCTGAAGAACGGTTCGAACAGGCGTTCGGGCTCGGCCAGGCCATGGCCGCGGTCCACCACGGCCACTTCTATATGTTGCTCGTGCAGGATCACGGCGACTTTCAATTCGTCCGATTCGCTGTTTTCCATGGCTTCCAGCCCGTTCTTGAGCAGGTTCAACAGCACCTGTTCGATCAGGATGGGGTCGGCCAGCACGTCGGGCGCATTCGACGGCACGAAGCTGTCGATGCGGATGCGGCGCTTGCGGGCGTCGATTTCGGCAAAGCCGATGGCGTTGTCGACAATGCGGCCGATAGCCACGCGTTGGCGGCGCGGCTCGCTGCGCTTCACGAATTCGCGGATGCGGCTGATGATCTTGCCCGCGCGTTCGGCCTGCGACGCGGCTTTTTCCAGCGCGGGCAGCAGCATGTTGGGGCTGGTGTGGCCGGCCTTGACCAAGGCCACCGCGCCCATGCTGTAGTTGGCGATGGCCGTCAGCGGCTGGTTCAGTTCGTGCGCCAGCGACGAGGCCATTTCGCCCATCGTCGTCAGGCGGCTGGTCAGCTGAATCTTTTCCTGCTGCACGCGGGACGCTTCTTCGTGGCCACGGCGCTCGGTGATGTCGCGCGCCACCTGCATGCGCACGCGGCGGCCGTCCGTCCAGGCCAGCATGCGGTGGTGCACTTCAAACCAGCGCTGCACCGACGGCGCGAACACTTCCACGGATTCATCGGTGAAGCGGCCACGGCGGCCGGCCAGCAGTTCGTCGTGGCCGCCCGTCTGCGCGCCGAAAACGCGGCGGTAGGTGCGGTTGGCAAACAGCAGTTCCAGGCCGTCGTGGGTGTCCGCCGTGACCGAGATGGCGTCGTCCAGGCCTTCCAGCACCGTCATGAAGCGTTCGTGCGCGGCGGTCAGGGCTTCGCGGATGCGCTTGGGTTCGGTGATGTCGGTCATCGACGTCATCCAGCCGATCTGGTTGCCGTTCGGGTCCAGCAGCGGCGACACATACATGCGCGCGGTGAAGCGCGACCCGTCGCGCCGTTGCGCTTCCACTTCCAGGCCGCTGCTGGGCGTCTTGCCCGACATCAGGACGTCCAGCGTGTGCTGGTGTTGTTCATGGCGGCCGGGCACCCAATAAGGAAAGGGCGGGCTGCGGCCGATCAGGTCGGCTTCGTTCCAGCCGATCATGCGGCAGAACGCGGGGTTCACGTAGGCGATGCGGCCTTCCATATCCAGCACGCGCATGCCGGTGGACATGGAATTTTCCATAGCGCGGCGAAAGCCGGTCTCGGCGATGAGCGCGGCTTCGGCGGTGGAACGAAAGCGGGTATAGCGCCACAGCATCAACAGGCTGATGACGATCACGCAGGACAATGCCAGCACCACCCATATCAGGCGCTGCTGGCGCATTTCCTGGTCGATCGTCACAAACATGACGCTATCGTCATGAATGCGTTGCAGCCAGAAGAACACCCCCATCACACAGATGTACAGGATCAGCACCATGACAGGCGTGACCCAATACACGCCGCGGCGGCGAGTGCGGGCGTGATCGTGGAACGGCGTAGGAATATTGGACTTGGGCGCGCTGGACATGGAATTCGGGCCAGATAGACCGCGCATTTTAGTGCGTGTTGGGCGGGAATTGCCGGGAATCAAGCCCTGCTTTTGGCCTAGGCCATAAAAAGACGCGTCAGAGGCCGTTCAGCGGATGGTCAACATTTCGCATTATGAAATGCCGTACCGCAACATGAAATTTTCCTTGCGACCGGTTAATCTTCTTTCTTAGAATGCCGGCTGATAGGGAACCGACCCAAAGCAGGTCTCTAGAAAAACACCCCGACCCATGCCTGACATGGTAGCCCGGATGATCCCGGCTACCATGCAGAGTCCGCGAGTTGAACCATCAAGCGGGTGTGGTCACGACGAACCCCAACAGGAGACACACGATGTCCTCTTTCGCCCAGGCTGGCGCCCCGCAGGCTGCCAACGACGAAGACACCCTTGAAACCCAGGAGTGGCTCGAAGCCCTGGCGGCAGTCCTTGATCGCGAAGGGCCGCAGCGCGCGCACTACCTGCTGGAACGCCTGATCGACGAAGCGCGTCGTTCGGGTGCCCACATCCCGTTCTCGCCGAATACCGCT
Coding sequences:
- a CDS encoding GlsB/YeaQ/YmgE family stress response membrane protein, with protein sequence MSIIIMIIVGFIVGLIARAIMPGDQNMGIIMTTILGIVGAVVAGFLGQTMGWYAEGEPAGWIASVVGAIIVLFVVGLVARKRT
- a CDS encoding bifunctional 2-polyprenyl-6-hydroxyphenol methylase/3-demethylubiquinol 3-O-methyltransferase UbiG, with translation MASGTAIRYPLFPYYPAVIDILHNRNAGRVLDAPCGTGWLGDMLSAQGSRQIAVDGVGLWEFPPADAGYQSVTEHDLDTPLKVDTAYDAVVCCEAIHLMTNPGVLAQSLYQALRPGGTLIVTTPNTWYLRSRWQFLMRGFHSGFRPMVGKQRGVDYIAYFPFSFPQLHLLLTHYGYTDITLHEVNEPKPKRMIERLLAVPSRLYYRGRVKGAENEDVRRFWKQAGSDQSVYGRWLVVSARRPDEPVPAQTQA
- a CDS encoding response regulator transcription factor; this encodes MNTPHLSSTVFIVDDDEAVRDSLRWLLEANGYRVRAYASGESFLEDYDASQIGVLIADVRMPGMSGLELQEQLIARNAPLPIVFITGHGDVPMAVSTMKKGAVDFLEKPFNESDLREIVARMLEQATQRVSKHQAQKDHEAMLARLTAREQQVLERIVAGRLNKQIADDLGISIKTVEAHRANIMEKLEVTTVADLMKVALAKPEAHA
- a CDS encoding PAS domain S-box protein — translated: MSSAPKSNIPTPFHDHARTRRRGVYWVTPVMVLILYICVMGVFFWLQRIHDDSVMFVTIDQEMRQQRLIWVVLALSCVIVISLLMLWRYTRFRSTAEAALIAETGFRRAMENSMSTGMRVLDMEGRIAYVNPAFCRMIGWNEADLIGRSPPFPYWVPGRHEQHQHTLDVLMSGKTPSSGLEVEAQRRDGSRFTARMYVSPLLDPNGNQIGWMTSMTDITEPKRIREALTAAHERFMTVLEGLDDAISVTADTHDGLELLFANRTYRRVFGAQTGGHDELLAGRRGRFTDESVEVFAPSVQRWFEVHHRMLAWTDGRRVRMQVARDITERRGHEEASRVQQEKIQLTSRLTTMGEMASSLAHELNQPLTAIANYSMGAVALVKAGHTSPNMLLPALEKAASQAERAGKIISRIREFVKRSEPRRQRVAIGRIVDNAIGFAEIDARKRRIRIDSFVPSNAPDVLADPILIEQVLLNLLKNGLEAMENSESDELKVAVILHEQHIEVAVVDRGHGLAEPERLFEPFFSTKTQGLGMGLNICRTIIESHHGRLWADPNPAGGTIFRFTLPCAASQPQAQNDQSEELHA
- a CDS encoding M3 family metallopeptidase, coding for MTQNPLLAPVSDLVDYAAVKPEHIVPAVEELLGIARKAVDHAADAALAPTWEAVVEPLDTASERLWRAWSVAGHLNAVVNTPELREAYNAALPLITEFSTWVGLHEGLYQQYQRLAAAPDFASWSPVRRRIVDMALRDFRLSGVELQGADRERYAQISDREAQASQKFSENVLDAIDAWSLLVDDESRLAGIPADVLSAARAAAAEDGKTGWKLTLKMPCYLPVMQYAQDRTLREALYRGYGTVASEQGDAKFDNSPLIEELLSLRAEESGLLGLGTYASLRLQTRMARDAGEVTVFLRDLAARAKPFAQRDLAELKAYATGELGLDELQPWDVAFASERLRESRYAYSEDEVKQYFTEPRVLAGLFDVIEKLFDVRLTETPVSTWHSDARGVRVERADGGLIGYLYLDLYARSGKQSGAWVDSERARRVVAGHVQTPVVYLTCNFSRPNGDRAAVLTHDDVITLFHETGHALHALLSEVDEPGAAAFASVEWDAIELPSQFMENFCWEWAVVQKLSAHVDTGEPLPRALYDRLVAARNFQSGMQAVRQIEFALFDMLMHDRPNGATITEVLALLQEVRQEVAVLFPPSWHRLPHAFSHLFAGGYGAGYYSYKWAEVLSADAYEAFEEAAAKQPGNPLGTLDPETGARFRREVLAVGGSRPAAESFAAFRGREPRIDALLRHSGMSGS
- a CDS encoding SCO family protein, which produces MRHLITGRAWRGLLLALCVFLAACGDRNVDWTLYNVKGHLPDLKFSLPGAGGKTISSDDLKGKTVMLFFGYASCPDICPTTMAQLTAVLQNLGDKAKNVRIVFVSVDPHRDTPDILQAYVNAFNNNAIGVTGDEKQIADLARRYRVAYQIEKPRPGDDADMYEVTHSRGVYIFDKDGHARLLASDTDSVSALTKDVAQLIDITS
- the folD gene encoding bifunctional methylenetetrahydrofolate dehydrogenase/methenyltetrahydrofolate cyclohydrolase FolD produces the protein MTARIIDGAALSLRIREEVAQRVATLAAKGTRPGLAVVLVGADPASQVYVRNKVAACEKAGLHSVKEQYPAEMTEAELLARIAVLNQDPTIHGILVQLPLPKHMDAHKVIEAISAEKDVDGFHISNAGLLMTGQPLFRPCTPYGVMKMLESEGVTLRGAEAVIVGASNIVGKPMAMLLLAAGATITICNSKTRDLAAQTRRADVLVVATGKPGMIDGSMIKPGAVVIDVGINRGEDGKLCGDVDFASAKEVAGAITPVPGGVGPMTIAMLLVNTVEAAERAAG